A window from Leptothermofonsia sichuanensis E412 encodes these proteins:
- a CDS encoding baseplate J/gp47 family protein — MTILNPEARNERANNLDASGLNGMRLVLVTLTPTEAQLAVHFYTTHELTNLVQDFTTNGVPATRLFPISGGFRLLAGDAVGQVQVTDIAPTADPSILQLTVAPIGDYSTYTLSVEYPNIDPIFSEIRFKFRPGCFNTDCAPEWEKALPLPEEPAINYLAKDYDTFRHTMIAAMMQRVPGWQPTSEADLDQVLLELFSVAADELSDYQDRVMNEAYLATARKRVSLARHARLMDYHIHQGNQSSTWLAVTVAPNQVFTMPRQFQVWTEGDYESAATVVFMTQAEAPPLFTVGTMFQTDLDTNTISAQFRDRFADAGITLSPNLTVTLQELDRSWLLVDTDHLLTFSVIRVGEHLQIHVPDMHHLLNQAGLYTWSHAIPSLAAGSTQADLKLTTPGETAATLVQNLIRQRPGTHLLIQEWLNPATGEPAGRNPLKRQLLQLLPGDEGATALRDPLTNEWLVRVKWRPADQLKFNYCFTVNCPTGLVENISLFHGNLVRVYHGRPATAEFREPGTPAIPGVPFAYFERTDDGTERWGTICRLPDRPLSYLNTPPGGEVPPKSTLAVTVNGGDIWDEVIDLIHSDDSDEAGDRFMVETDELGNSLIRFGNGRNGKRLPTGAIVRCTYQVGLGTGGNIGADSLVQFDPLFQDRVVAIWNPFDVTDGRDPEPVTDILRRAPEAYRLRQLRAVTLPDYVNRAQELPDVSRAAARYAWTGSWRTVQVAIDPLGTSTLNDELQQQIARYLDAVRLMGEDLEIRPPRFVPLDIRVALCIHPEYWPEDIRFLLEQEFSEGYTPDGRMAFFHPDRWTFGQPLHASEIIGRIQLIQGVEHVISVQMKRWNAATPGTDKIAMVRANEILRIRNDPDHLEDGFIEFKIRGGRQ; from the coding sequence ATGACAATCCTCAATCCCGAAGCCCGGAACGAACGGGCCAATAATCTGGATGCCAGCGGCTTGAATGGCATGCGTCTGGTGCTGGTGACCCTGACTCCCACTGAAGCCCAACTGGCTGTGCATTTCTACACCACCCATGAGTTAACCAATCTGGTGCAGGATTTCACCACCAATGGCGTGCCAGCAACCCGGCTTTTCCCTATCTCTGGCGGGTTCCGGCTCCTGGCAGGGGATGCGGTAGGACAGGTGCAGGTAACCGACATTGCCCCTACCGCCGATCCCTCCATTCTGCAACTCACCGTTGCTCCGATTGGGGATTATTCCACCTATACCCTCAGTGTTGAATATCCCAACATCGATCCAATCTTTAGTGAAATTCGCTTCAAGTTCCGTCCTGGTTGTTTCAATACCGACTGTGCACCGGAGTGGGAAAAGGCGCTGCCCCTCCCGGAGGAACCAGCCATCAACTACCTTGCCAAGGATTACGACACCTTCCGCCACACAATGATCGCAGCCATGATGCAACGAGTACCGGGCTGGCAACCCACCAGTGAAGCTGACCTGGATCAGGTTTTGCTGGAACTATTCAGTGTGGCCGCAGATGAACTGAGCGACTACCAGGATCGGGTGATGAACGAAGCATACCTGGCAACTGCTCGCAAGCGGGTTTCTCTGGCACGTCACGCCCGCTTAATGGATTACCACATCCACCAGGGCAACCAGTCCAGCACCTGGCTGGCAGTGACCGTGGCACCCAACCAGGTCTTTACCATGCCGCGCCAGTTCCAGGTGTGGACGGAGGGAGACTATGAGTCTGCCGCAACGGTTGTCTTTATGACCCAGGCAGAAGCCCCACCCCTGTTTACGGTTGGGACCATGTTTCAAACCGACCTGGACACCAACACGATTTCCGCTCAGTTTCGCGATCGCTTTGCTGACGCCGGGATTACCCTTTCCCCTAACCTGACTGTTACCCTCCAGGAACTCGATCGCTCCTGGTTGCTGGTCGATACCGATCATCTTCTGACATTTTCTGTGATCCGGGTCGGGGAGCACTTGCAAATTCATGTACCCGATATGCACCACCTGCTGAACCAGGCAGGACTGTATACCTGGAGTCATGCCATTCCCTCCCTCGCAGCCGGAAGCACCCAGGCAGATTTGAAACTGACCACACCTGGAGAAACGGCTGCAACCCTGGTGCAAAATCTGATTCGCCAGCGTCCAGGGACCCATCTGCTAATTCAGGAATGGTTGAATCCAGCGACAGGAGAACCTGCCGGGCGCAACCCGCTGAAACGGCAACTCCTGCAACTGCTACCGGGGGATGAGGGTGCAACTGCTCTGCGCGATCCACTCACGAATGAATGGCTGGTGCGGGTGAAATGGCGACCAGCCGACCAACTGAAGTTCAATTATTGCTTCACCGTGAACTGCCCGACCGGGCTTGTAGAAAATATTTCCCTGTTCCACGGCAATCTGGTGCGGGTCTATCACGGTCGTCCGGCAACCGCCGAGTTTCGGGAACCGGGAACCCCTGCCATTCCTGGTGTTCCCTTCGCCTATTTTGAACGCACCGATGATGGAACGGAGCGCTGGGGCACCATTTGCCGGTTGCCCGATCGCCCCCTGTCCTATCTCAACACGCCGCCCGGTGGCGAAGTTCCGCCCAAATCGACGCTGGCTGTCACCGTCAATGGGGGGGATATCTGGGATGAAGTTATTGATTTGATCCACAGCGATGACAGCGACGAGGCCGGCGATCGCTTTATGGTTGAAACCGATGAGTTAGGCAACAGCCTGATCCGGTTTGGCAATGGCAGAAATGGCAAACGCCTGCCCACCGGGGCGATCGTCCGCTGCACCTATCAGGTGGGACTGGGAACCGGGGGGAACATCGGAGCAGACAGCCTGGTGCAGTTTGATCCCTTGTTCCAGGATCGGGTGGTAGCCATCTGGAACCCCTTTGATGTTACCGATGGTCGCGATCCGGAACCCGTGACCGACATTCTACGGCGAGCACCGGAGGCTTACCGGCTGCGCCAGTTACGAGCCGTAACCTTACCGGACTATGTCAACCGCGCCCAGGAATTACCCGATGTGTCGAGGGCGGCTGCCCGCTATGCCTGGACGGGAAGCTGGCGGACGGTGCAGGTGGCGATCGACCCACTGGGCACCTCCACCCTGAACGATGAGCTACAGCAACAGATTGCCCGCTACCTGGATGCCGTGCGTCTGATGGGGGAAGACCTGGAAATTCGCCCACCCCGGTTTGTGCCCCTCGATATTCGCGTGGCGCTCTGCATCCATCCCGAATACTGGCCGGAGGACATCCGATTTTTGCTGGAACAGGAATTCTCCGAGGGGTACACCCCGGATGGGCGCATGGCGTTCTTCCATCCCGATCGCTGGACCTTTGGGCAACCCCTTCATGCCAGCGAAATCATTGGGCGCATCCAGTTAATTCAGGGGGTGGAACACGTCATTTCCGTGCAGATGAAACGCTGGAATGCCGCCACTCCTGGCACAGACAAGATTGCCATGGTGCGTGCCAACGAAATTCTGCGGATCCGGAATGACCCGGACCACTTAGAAGACGGCTTTATCGAGTTCAAGATCCGGGGAGGTCGCCAATGA
- a CDS encoding phage baseplate assembly protein V — translation MSSNTHEQLLVNLAEQSQSRYYGKYRGIVRDVDDPENLGRVKAQVPELFGTVDLDWAFPVVPFAGPNHGLVVLPEVGDGVWIEFEAGDPSRPLWTGGWWGSGDLPSPGGTKTRVLVTTGGHKLVMDDDEIAPKVQLLHAGGAELTMTDNDITLKIGSTQIVLSSAGVNVNNGAFQVR, via the coding sequence ATGTCCTCCAACACCCACGAACAACTCCTGGTCAACCTGGCTGAACAATCCCAGTCTCGCTATTACGGCAAGTATCGCGGCATTGTGCGGGATGTGGATGATCCAGAAAACCTGGGGCGGGTGAAAGCCCAGGTACCGGAGTTGTTTGGGACGGTTGACCTGGACTGGGCATTTCCGGTTGTGCCCTTTGCGGGTCCCAATCATGGATTGGTGGTGTTGCCGGAGGTGGGGGATGGGGTGTGGATTGAATTTGAGGCGGGAGATCCCTCCCGTCCCCTGTGGACGGGGGGCTGGTGGGGGAGTGGCGATCTACCCTCACCAGGAGGGACAAAAACACGGGTGCTTGTGACCACCGGGGGCCACAAGCTGGTCATGGATGATGATGAAATCGCCCCGAAAGTGCAACTGCTTCATGCCGGTGGGGCAGAACTGACGATGACGGATAACGACATCACCCTCAAAATTGGCTCCACTCAGATTGTGCTGTCCAGTGCTGGGGTCAATGTCAACAATGGAGCATTCCAGGTGCGCTAA
- a CDS encoding GPW/gp25 family protein: MTLPDGRHLSFPFRIGRDGRTVQIASLEEHIRDEVMQLLLTNPGERAFVPEFGAGVRRLVFEGAGEVTEAMAKAMVSQAISRWLGQRITLDDLTVETRHETISIDLKYRIAGTEEQRRLRFERKGG, encoded by the coding sequence ATGACACTCCCCGACGGTCGGCATTTATCGTTTCCGTTTCGGATTGGCAGGGATGGGCGCACTGTCCAGATCGCCAGTCTGGAAGAGCATATCCGGGATGAGGTCATGCAACTGTTACTGACCAATCCGGGAGAGCGGGCGTTTGTGCCGGAATTTGGAGCAGGGGTCCGACGACTGGTGTTTGAAGGGGCGGGGGAGGTTACGGAAGCGATGGCGAAGGCGATGGTCAGTCAGGCCATTTCTCGCTGGTTGGGGCAACGTATTACCCTGGACGATCTGACCGTGGAAACCCGCCATGAAACGATTTCGATTGACCTGAAATACCGGATTGCCGGAACTGAGGAACAGCGCCGACTGCGGTTTGAACGGAAGGGAGGCTGA
- a CDS encoding baseplate J/gp47 family protein, whose amino-acid sequence MTDECRNDCVEPLRFPQRPLNRPGLSHLNYRIGTYTDMRDAMLRKLNQDETLAAWTHRESDDPGIALLEGAAILGDILTFYQELYANEAYLRTARWRESIADLVRLLGYRLSPGLGGKATFAFGVKGNQPVTIPAGFPIKAQLEPLPQPADFQTIQEAIAYPALSQFHLYRLRRNPQPITAGGNRLEIESVGNQRDLTSIAALGLQKGDRLMLIPNTTMFDVTGTPYTAQEPAEILIVARVEQILDRTIVEFEGRLTVNRGTTVRAYRLGRSFRHFGHNAPALTTRLSGTPPQASQTPTSFTRQIWGLDSPSTTDQDYYSPLRETEMPFDQTVDDLAVGNPLICQGLTQFDGVSSSVPFVVVKEIRKIRSDSLKRGNLTGSSTVVEIDAKLITNDSILFEQSDIRQIQFHEVKSAEIVLRSPTQWLSGPFTQVKLNFFGTYEQVRSLAGRSLILQTEQETLRVTVTNSRESFSLSGKDQIHPWLWEISLDQKSVPFQQEDFKEDDPTVTVYGNIVDATQGKAEKDAVLGNGDSRQVFQTFKLPKAPLTYFNSNSETPPEVPALEVYVNDRLWKRLPSLFGAGARDEVYIVREDANGGSWVQFGDGRTGARLPSGIGNVVARYRTGIGAYGRLKENTTVQGGKLDRLDKIWLPQAATGGSQPEDGDNARAAAPGKIQSLGRLVSIRDFETETLAISGVSKVRAAWKLVNQIPTMVLTVLMETGRDEEFKEIRTLLSRYNSSRGPGRFPIQVEQGRLKYIYVTIKAGIEPGIPADQIQTAIKAAIGVTGEAGNGIDGSSGLLGIRQRQFGQKEYASRIEGTVQNVPGVKWCQVTHLGLLPDSNDDPTTLSLPTPPILDPVLICGDTHILALHTTHFSLSLSLVE is encoded by the coding sequence ATGACTGACGAATGCCGCAACGACTGTGTGGAACCACTCCGGTTTCCCCAACGTCCCCTCAACCGACCGGGCCTGTCTCACCTGAACTACCGGATTGGCACCTACACCGATATGCGGGATGCCATGCTGCGGAAACTGAACCAGGATGAAACACTGGCAGCCTGGACTCACCGTGAATCGGATGACCCCGGTATTGCCCTGCTGGAGGGAGCCGCCATCCTGGGTGACATCCTTACCTTTTATCAGGAACTCTACGCCAACGAAGCGTACCTGCGTACTGCCCGGTGGCGGGAGAGCATTGCCGATCTGGTGCGACTGTTGGGCTATCGTCTGTCACCGGGATTGGGCGGCAAAGCCACCTTTGCTTTTGGGGTAAAGGGCAATCAGCCGGTCACCATTCCTGCGGGTTTCCCGATTAAGGCGCAATTGGAACCGCTCCCCCAACCGGCAGACTTTCAAACCATCCAGGAGGCGATCGCCTATCCTGCCCTGTCCCAATTTCACCTGTATCGCCTCCGCCGTAATCCTCAACCCATCACGGCTGGGGGGAATCGCCTCGAAATTGAATCCGTTGGTAACCAGCGAGATCTGACCAGTATTGCGGCCCTGGGATTGCAGAAAGGCGATCGCCTGATGCTGATTCCCAACACCACCATGTTCGATGTCACGGGTACCCCTTATACCGCGCAGGAACCCGCCGAAATTCTGATCGTTGCCAGAGTAGAGCAAATTCTGGACCGGACGATCGTGGAGTTTGAAGGCAGGCTGACCGTCAACCGGGGGACGACTGTGAGGGCATACCGGCTGGGACGCAGTTTTCGCCACTTTGGGCATAATGCACCCGCTTTGACAACTCGTCTCAGTGGCACACCACCCCAAGCCAGCCAGACCCCCACCAGTTTCACCCGGCAAATTTGGGGACTCGATTCTCCCTCCACCACTGATCAAGATTACTACTCGCCCTTACGAGAAACCGAAATGCCGTTCGATCAAACTGTAGATGATCTGGCCGTGGGTAATCCCCTGATCTGCCAGGGATTAACTCAATTCGATGGGGTTTCCAGTTCAGTTCCCTTTGTTGTAGTCAAGGAAATTCGCAAAATTCGTTCAGATTCATTGAAAAGGGGTAATCTAACTGGTTCTTCTACTGTTGTCGAAATTGATGCGAAGTTGATTACAAATGATAGTATTCTTTTTGAACAGAGCGATATTCGTCAGATTCAGTTTCATGAGGTGAAGAGTGCAGAAATTGTGTTGCGATCGCCCACCCAATGGTTGAGTGGTCCTTTTACCCAGGTCAAACTCAACTTTTTTGGTACCTACGAGCAGGTGCGATCGCTGGCAGGCAGAAGTTTGATTCTGCAAACGGAGCAGGAAACCCTGCGGGTAACCGTCACCAACTCCCGCGAAAGCTTTTCCCTCAGCGGCAAAGACCAGATCCATCCCTGGCTCTGGGAAATCTCGCTGGATCAAAAATCAGTCCCCTTTCAGCAAGAGGATTTTAAGGAAGACGACCCGACCGTTACTGTCTACGGCAATATAGTCGATGCCACCCAGGGCAAGGCAGAAAAAGACGCGGTTCTGGGTAATGGCGACAGTCGGCAGGTCTTTCAGACCTTTAAACTGCCCAAAGCGCCACTCACCTACTTCAACTCCAACAGCGAAACCCCGCCAGAAGTGCCTGCATTAGAGGTTTATGTCAATGATCGGCTCTGGAAACGGCTTCCTTCCCTGTTTGGTGCCGGTGCCAGGGACGAAGTTTATATCGTTCGGGAGGATGCGAATGGCGGCAGTTGGGTACAGTTTGGGGACGGCAGAACAGGTGCCCGCCTGCCCTCTGGGATTGGCAATGTGGTTGCCCGCTATCGCACAGGTATTGGTGCCTACGGCAGATTGAAGGAAAACACTACTGTCCAGGGTGGCAAACTCGATCGCCTGGACAAAATCTGGTTACCCCAGGCAGCAACGGGTGGCTCCCAACCAGAAGACGGCGACAATGCCCGTGCAGCCGCTCCTGGCAAAATCCAGAGTCTGGGGCGACTGGTGAGTATTCGAGATTTTGAAACCGAAACCCTGGCGATTTCTGGGGTTTCTAAGGTCAGGGCTGCCTGGAAACTGGTGAACCAGATTCCCACAATGGTGCTCACTGTCCTGATGGAAACAGGCAGGGACGAAGAGTTCAAGGAAATCCGTACCCTGCTCAGCCGCTATAACAGCAGCCGGGGACCTGGGCGCTTTCCAATTCAGGTGGAGCAGGGCAGGCTGAAATACATCTACGTCACGATCAAAGCAGGCATCGAGCCAGGAATTCCGGCAGACCAGATTCAGACCGCCATCAAAGCCGCGATCGGCGTTACGGGTGAAGCCGGGAATGGCATCGATGGCTCCAGCGGTTTACTGGGCATTCGCCAGCGTCAATTTGGACAAAAAGAATACGCCAGCCGCATTGAAGGCACTGTGCAAAATGTCCCTGGGGTGAAATGGTGTCAGGTAACCCATCTGGGCTTACTACCGGACAGCAATGATGATCCGACAACACTGAGCCTGCCCACCCCCCCAATCCTGGATCCCGTCCTGATATGCGGCGACACCCACATCCTTGCCCTCCACACTACCCACTTCAGCCTCAGCCTTTCGCTGGTGGAGTGA